TGGCCTCAATTTAGTTGGGATGAAGCTGAGCTTTCGACAGTTTTGGGAGAGGTGCGTTATGTTCAGGGAAAGATTGCAGGACGAATGGAGGCTTTGGGTTTTTCATCAAAAGCGGAAACCATATTAAAAACACTTACCGAAGATGTTTTAAAATCGTCGGAAATTGAAGGCGAAGTATTGGGACGTGAAGAAGTGCGTTCATCTATTGCAAGACGGTTGGGCATAGAAATCGCCGGGCTCGTTCCTTCCGACCGGAACGTGGATGGCGTCGTGGAAATGACGCTGGATGCTACCCAGAAATACAATCATGAACTGACAAAAGATCGTTTGCTGGGTTGGCAATCATCCTTATTTCCATCCGGACGAAGCGGTATGTATCAAATCCTGACTGGAAAATGGCGGGACAATGAGAAAGGTCCGATGCAGGTAGTTTCCGGTCCGTTGGGAAGAGAAACAGTACATTTTGAAGCACCGGATGCAACACGTGTTGAACACGAAATGGCACAATTTCTGAGCTGGTTTAATAGTGCTGCTAATATAGATCCGGTCATCAAGTCGGGAATTGCTCATTTGTGGTTTGTGACAATACATCCTTTTGATGACGGAAATGGCCGGATTGCGCGGGCCATCGCAGATATGCAGCTTGCCCGGACGGAAGGCAGCGGTCAGCGGTATTACAGCATGTCGGCGCAGATCAGAAAACGTAGAAATGAATATTATGCCATACTGGAAAAAACACAAAAGGGCGACCTTGATATAACGCTCTGGCTTCAATGGTTTTTGTCCTGCATGCGCGATGCTTTGCAGGTAACCGAAGAAACGCTGAATGTGGTTTTGCAAAGGGTATCGTTTTGGGACAAACATGCTGCAACGCCACTTAATGAGCGTCAACGTTTCATGATAAACAAAATGCAGGAAGATTTTTTTGGAAAACTGACTTCCTCCAAATGGGCGAAAATGACAAAGTGTTCCCAGGATACTGCCGGCAGGGATATTCAGGATTTGATTGGAAAAGGAGTATTGGCAAAAGATGGAGGCGGGGGCAGAAGCAGCGGCTATTTGCTGGTTTGGGAATAATTTGAAGATTAAAATGTAACACCGGCGATTTTTATCCGCCTCAAAATATTAGCATAAAACAATATGGAAATCACTTATTATTTAAACGAAAGCGAAGAAGAGAATTTGTTTTGTCGCATCAGTGACGGCGCTGAAACGGTATCTTTTCCACTGGGTTACAATGTTGAGGATGGCGAATGGGATGAAGAAAACGCGGAAGTTTCTCCGGACGATCCCTATTTTTATTCGCTCATGAGTTTAAAATCCTATCTCTCCGAAAGATATGAAACACTGTCATTTGGCGGTGAAAGCAATGTTTTGACTGTGTTAAAAAGCGAAGTGGAAGCCATTACGGAAGAAACGGGAATTCAGGGCATTGCACGTAATATGTTTGATAATGAAAATACGCCGGAAGGAATTCCTGCTTATGACGAATTCATCCAGGCATTTGAGAAGTTTTCAGAACTTGAAGACGATGCATACGAAGCGCTCGTCATTGATAACACACTGGAATTTGGCACGGAGGATGGTGACGATTTTCAAATGGATACCATGGCGGGACTTAAAGCGCGGTTAAGGTCTTTCATCGAAAAGAAATCCTATGCCGAACTGGGGGCCATGACCAGCAAATTTATCTGGAGTAAAATTTACAGCGATGCGGGGGGAATAGAAAAACATATTTTCCTGCCTGAAATGCTTCTGGAATGGGAAATATTCTGGGATAGTGAATATGAAGAAATCCAGAATGCCGGCAGCGACACAAAACATCTCGATAAAACCAAAGAAAAATCCTGGCGACAATTCCAGGTTTTTATGGCCTGTTACAGCGATTCCGTTGACATTATCCAGCTCGCCTTTGAAATTGATGACATGGAATTATACCCGATGATCGTGACCGTTATGCTGAGAATTTTCGATGCCGAAGTTTGTTTTGATGAATATTGTGAGGCAGAATTTAGCGGTGACGACTGGGAACAAATTGAAAGTAACGGCGTGCGGTTTTTTGTTAAGGAAGGCGATTTTTGAGGTGCTAAAAATAAGTGTCACCTCAAAAATCGCTGATATTTAAAAGCAAAAAGACAGATTGAAAAAGGAATGATCACAATATTCTTTTTTCAATCGCTTTGCCCCAAAACTTACCAAGTACAACAACACCTTCTTCATTAGGATGCAGATAAAATGTTCCCTGCTGTCCTTTTTCCGGTTTCAGTAATTGGAGATAATGTTTTTTGAAATATTTAAACGCCTTGGTATCGCCCTTGAAAACCCGTCCCGGATCCGAAGTTTTGTATTCCGAAATCATGCCGTCGATCTCAGGAATATAAGTTTCCAACCTGTCCAGGCCTTCTTGCAGATATTTGGAGCTGTTGTAAGTATTGGTACTATACCAGATCGGATGATGCACAATCACCTTGCTGCCCGGATACTTTTTGAGCAGCGTTGAAATAATAGTCTGCATATTTTTCTTATAATCTTCCCTGGAAACCGGCGAGCCATTCGGCCCCTGTATGGCACTGTCATTGGTACCCAGTTTCATGGAAAATACGAGCTGGTGATCTTTTTTTAGGAACAGACTATCGGCCGCCTCAATTACTTTCACAAAATACTTCCCGCTTCCCGGCAGCCAATCCAAAGTAGTAGACCCGCTCCGTCCCAAATTAGCAAAAACCACATCCTGAACTCCTTTTTGCTCCTTCAAATAATTGACCGCATGCGTCGGCGGAGGAAACCCATCCGGCCCACCTTTGCCCTGGGTGATGCTGTTGCCAATGAAGACGATGGCGAGGTTTTGGTTTTTTTGGGCGTAGGTTGTGAGGGTGATTAGGAGGAGGAGTAGGGTGGGTTTTAGGTTCATGGGTTATTACAGCTTTAATTTATTACACGATTTAAGTCTACTTTTTAAGTTTCACTTTAAGTCCAGGTACAGCAGAGATAATATTTTTAAATTGAATTACATCGTCAATTGTAAAGGCTCGTTTAGGAATTACATTGGCGCTACCATCTGAAACTTTTAAAAGAAAAAAATTTCTAGTTTCTATTACGGAATGTAATTTTTCTAATGACATTTGAATATTGAAACTTTCGCCGGTAAAACTAAAATAGTTTGAATCAACCTTTATAAGCATGTTTTCTACGAGTGGATCTTTTGTTTTTAACAGGCTTGGAACTTGAAGTTTAGCTGTTATTTCGGAAATGAAAATCATAAATAATTGTAGAAATATGGGAAAGAAAAAACCGAAACTTAGGACAAGACTCCCATTACTAATATTAAATATGAATAGCAGAATCATTAGAGAAAGAAGGGCAATTCCGATTACTCTAAGTACTCTTACCACAAACTTTGATTTCGATATCTCAACTAAACTTTCATATAGTTCATTTTCTGTAAGTTTAAAAGTAGCTGTTATCATTACAACTTTATATTTAGTGAATAAAGAATATTTAAATTTTAATAATAAGATGAATTTTACCCAACCGCCATCTTCGCAGTTTCCTTCCACATATAATGTGGTATCGGCTCTTCCAATTTCCAGTGAATGTTCATCGGTTTTGAACCATAATGATCCAGATAATTTGCCGCTCCTAGAAAAACGTAGGCAAAAGTATTTCCAAATTCGTCATCGTTTCTTTCCCTTACAAAAAGTAAAATGATTTTTCCCTTTTCTTCTTGCTTTATATATGATAATCCTTTTCCAGTTTCCGGTCTTGCACTGTTTTGAGACTGCCAGTGGAATAGCGTTTCGCTGACTGCGTAATCATTATACAAAGTGGTAGGAGAGTAATTTTCTTCTGTTTTTTTAAGAGTGATAAGTAACAGTTCCGTTTTCTTGCTGTCAAGATTTACTACGCCTTCCCGGTTGCTGGATTTTCTTTCAAATGTGCTGTCGCCAAATGCCACTAGAATTTGCTCACGCGTGTAACGACTATGTACTTTCAAAGGTTGCGCGTACGGAAGATCAATATCCAATTCAATATGAGAAATTTGATCAATTAAAAGTTCTAGAACCTCCACGATCTCCTTGACCAGAATTGAATTGTCGCCTATTTTTTGAATACTTGTTTGAAGGTTTTCAGAGCCAGCATTGGTCTGCCAAAAGTCATAATGCAGCATGGTGAGCATTAGTCTTTCTGATTCATCAAACTCGGTAATATTGATTTGAAAATCTCGTTTGGCAAGTTTTAAAATAAATGACAAATAACTGTATGAATTACAGCAGAGCCATTTTTTTGCAATCGCTCTTTTTATTTCTATTTCATTATTTACTGAGAAATCGTTAGCTTGATTGGCAAAAAAACATAATCTACTCCAAGTACCTTTTTTGTAAATAGCTTGAAGAGGAATATGATAGAATTCTGTAAAATTTTTAAGTGTTAGCGGTAAAGTCGTTTGATGTTTGAAGTTGGCAATTTTATTTATCAATTGTTTGCTGCTCAATTGCGTGGCAGCCTTGATATTTTGTAAAATAAAATCCTTCGCCTTTTTTTCTAAAACAATGGAACAGCCTAGTGGTAAATGTGGAAAATCACGTTCAAGTTCGTCTTTGGTGGATGTGTTGGTTTTGCCAATCAAGGCTCTGAATTTACCTTCAAAATCATACTCAGATCTAGCATTTCCTACAAAATCCAGAACAGTCAGGCATTCTTTTCTTTCTGATAAGCGTAACCCTCTTCCCAATTGCTGTAAAAATACGGTAAGACTTTCCGTTGGCCTTAGAAACAAAACGGTATCTAATTCTGGAATATCAACGCCCTCATTGAAGATATCAACCGCAAATAAATAATTTATTTCCTTCTTTCTAAACCTGGATTTAATCGTCGATCTCAACTCTTCCCGATCATTACCACTCACAAGATAATCTGCTTTTAGGCCGGCCAGCGCAAATTTTTCCGCCATGTAAGATGCGTGTTCCCTAGTAATACAAAAACCTAACGCGCGCACATCTTCATAGTCCCGCAGATATTTTGCGCAGTTATTTATGATTTCGCCAACCCGGATATCGTTTTGAGTATAAATTCTGGTTAGTTCTGCCGGCAAATACCGTCCGTTTTGCCAAGATGCGTTCGATAAATCAACGCTATCAGTAATACCAAAATATTGAAAAGGACAAAGCAACTTTCTATTTAACGCTTCGGGTAACCGGATTTCTGCCGCAATAGTATTATCAAAATCAGCAAGGATATTTGCATTGTCCATCCTTTCTGGCGTTGCGGTTAGTCCTAGTAAAATCTTTGGTTTAAATTTTTCTAAAATTGGCCGATAACTATCTGCGGTAATGTGGTGTACTTCATCCACAATTATAAAATCATAGTAGTTTTTAGAAAGCGTTATTGTGCCAATTCTGTTTTTCAAAGTGGCCACAGAGGCAAAGACAAATTCATAACGATCTGGTTCTATTCCTTCTACCCAAAGCTCTCCAAAATTATTATCTTTTAAAATTCCGGCAAATGTCGCTCTTGCCTGTACAAGAATTTCCTTTCGATGTGCAACGAAGAGAAGCCGGGCGTTAGGGTTTTTAACATAATACCTTTTGAAATCAAAGGCAGATATAACTGTTTTTCCCGTTCCGGTTGCGGCTACTAAAAGATTTCTATATCGATTATGAATTATTCTTTCAGCAGCTAGTTTTTCTAAAATTTCAGCTTGAAATGGGAAAGGATTTAATTCAAAGTAAGACGAAGCTTCATTTTTGTCTCTACTTTTTTCTCTTTTAAGAGCAACTTTTAGTTTTTCAGTATGTTCACCAAGTCGGAATATTTCAAATTCATTATCCTCCCAATAGGTCTCAAAAGTTTTGGAAAACTTATCAATAATGTGTCCAACTTCCTGCGTTGTAACTTTAAGATTCCATTCCAAACCGCTGGTTAAAGCACTTCTGGACAAATTGGAAGATCCAATATAACCCGTATTAAAACCGGTATTTCTGAAAAATAAATAGGATTTTGCATGAAGGCGCTCATTCTCTGTATTGTACGAAATCTTAACTTCTGTATTGGGTAAGCCAGCTAGAAATTCCACTGCGATCAAATCAGTAGCTCCCATATAGGAAGTTGTAATAACTTTCAACGAATTTCCCCTGCTGGTATATTCTTCCAATTCTTTTTTGAAGATCCTTATACCTGACCACTTAATAAAAGAAACCAGAAAATAAATTTTGTCTGATGAAAGAATCTCCTTTCTCAATTCGCTGTCAAGAGAAATCCCAACATTCGATCCTGTGAATAATTCGCTCTGGCTTAGGCGTGTATAGGGTGTGATCTCTTTTAAGCGTTTGTCAAAATCCGAGAAGGGCGCATCTATTTTTGAAAATACTGCATTCAATATCCTACCATTGACCGTAATCAAATCATCGTTGAAATCTGTATCTGCCAATTCATCACGTAATAGTCGAATGATTTTATTCGAGATTTCAATTTGTCTTTCAATACTGATATCTCCGGTAATTGATCCCAAGCCGCGATTAATCACTTCATTCAAATAAAGACTTAAAACTTTTGCAGCCTCACTTTTTTCGACGATCGTTTCTCTAACAAAAAATTCTTTCTGGTCTATACTTTCCAGTTTGGAAGAAATTAGCTTTGTAATAAGTTGCTCGTAAAGACCTTGTTGCATGTGTTGAGGATTATATTATTTGCCTAAAATAGCATAATTAAAGCAACTAAGTCCCTCTGGCACAAATTTTACCCAGCCAAACTTAGAAATCACAAATATCTAATCTCTAAACCACCCCAAAAAATGTTCATCATCTCCCTAACCTACATCGTCCCCCTCGAAGAACTCGACCAGCATATGGCTGCTCATGTCAAATACCTCAAAAAGTATTATAAGAAAAATATATTCGTAGCGTCGGGAAGGAAAGTGCCGCGGTCGGGTGGGATAATTTTGGCTTTGGCGGAGTCGGAGGAGCAGGTTAGAGAAATTATTAGTGAAGATCCGTTTTATAAACTGGAACTGGCTGAGTTTGATATTACCCACTTTCTGACCTCACAATTTCACCCGGATCTTAAAGATTTGCTGAAAGGGAAATAAAAGTTAAATCACTGAAATAAAGGTTTCAGATGAAAGTTACGACGGCAGATCAATCGGACTTTCATCTGAAAAGCAGGCGGATATTTAAAGATCAGAATTTACCCAAGGCCCAGTTCAAATGTCCTAAATGATGGTAAATGTGCCAGTGAGAAATCGCAAGCGCATCTTTTTGTGTAAACCAAACTTGCCGGGCCGAATGATAATAACTGATCGACAGCTGTTCTTCGGTCAGGGTCCTGGCCAGGAAAACGTAACGTTTTAAAGTACCTTCAAAGGACTGCAAAGAATCTTCAATGGGCGCGGAAAGTGAATCCGCCGTAGCAGCCCAGGCATTCATATCAATCAGGATCATTTCTTTGTTTTCGGGCTCTGTCAGCGCTTTTTTGAGCCGCAGATAGTGAATGTACTGTATATCACTCACATGATGTACAATCTGGCGCACGTTCCAGCTATCGTCACGATAAGTTTTGGCCAGTTCTGCTTCTGAAAGATTTCCAACCAGCTCACGGTAATTGGCCGGAGCCAGTTCTATACCCTGAATGATACTTTCAATGGCTTCTTTGGAATAATCTTCCCGTTTTATAAATGGGCCAATAGGAAATTTGCGGTCAGTCATGGCAATCGATCAGAGATTTTTAAACTAGAAATAAGATTGAACTTCGAAGAAAATCCGGTTGCCAAAGTTAGCAAGAAAAGGTTTTAACTATCACTACTATACGTTTTGTATATTAAATCTGAAAGGGTAAAGTTGATTTGTCTCTTTAAATGAGCGGGAGAAGTAATGAAGCGGATAAAAACCTGATTTGCCTCTCAATTTTGTCGTGTTCTGCCACGAATTTCGTCGTTTATACACCCCTTTATTTTAAATCAGAGTTTATAAATTTGTTGTATTAAAACCAGAAAATTTATATCATTATGGCACAAATCAATGCGTATCTGACTTTTGGCGGCAAATGCCGTGAAGCAATGAATTTTTATAAGGAATCTCTGGGCGGAGAACTGGAATTCATCGTGATCGAAGATTCTCCAATGGCGCAGCATTTTCCGGCTGAATTGCAAAAGAGCATTTTACATGCAAGCCTGACAAAAGGTGATCTGATGTTTATGGCGACAGACATGATTGGCCCTGACGGAATTGTCCCGGGAAATAATGTGGCCCTGACAATAACGGCCACCAGTGAAGAGGAAATGAACGATTTCTTTTCAGCATTATCGCTTGGCGGAAGAGTAACTCATGCGCTGGAAGATTTTTTTGCGGGCAGAATGGGATCACTGGTCGATAAATTCGGTATTTACTGGTCGGTTTTTTATGATATAAACAGCGGAAAATAACCTTTGGCGTAATCCACCCCCAAGATTGCCGTGTTTGCCCCCTTTTTGATCAAAACGGTGACATTACTTTTGCAGCGTACTTATTAATACCTAAACATAAAGAAAATGAATGTCCTTAAAATTATCCTGATCGGCATTGTACTGATAATTGGGCTTGTGCTTGTCGTCGCTTTGTTTGTCAAAAAAGAATACACGATCGAAAGGGAAATCACGATCAACAAACCGAATCAGGCGGTTTATGATTACGTTAAATATGTTAAAAATCAGGACAATTTTAATGTGTGGGTGATGATGGACAAAACAATCACGAAGCAGTTCAGGGGCACGGACGGCACTGTTGGTTTTGTATATGCCTGGGAGGGAAAGGAAAGAGCCGGAAAAGGCGAACAGGAAATAAAGGCACTTCATGAAGGTAAGGAAGTGGACCTGGAAATCCGTTTCGAAAAACCATTTGAAGGCATCTCACAAACACAAATGATAGCGGAACCGGTTTCGGAAAACCAGACAAAAATGATCTGGAAAATGGTGGGTGCCAGTAAATATCCAATGAATATTACCAACTTATTCACTGGCAAACTTCTGGGTGGGGATATGGAAAAAAGTCTCGTAACCCTGAAAGGAATCATTGAAAAACAATAAGTTAACAGACCCTTACTTATATTTCTCATCAGAAAATTTAACTCACTAAAAACAATGGCAACTAAAATTTTCGTCAACTTACCCGTAAAAGACCTGAATAAGTCGATAGCGTTTTTTACGAACCTGGGCTATACCTTCAACGCGCAGTTCACCAATGAAAATGCGACTTGTATGATCATCAGCGAAGACATTTTTGTGATGCTTCTGGTTGAACCTTTTTTCAAAGGATTTACAAAAAAAGAAATTCCCGATACGCAGGAGTATGCGCAGGCAATTGTCTGTTTGTCGGCTGAAAGCAGGGAAGAAGTGGATAAGCTCGTGAGTCTGGCTCTGGAAGCCGGCGGAACAGCGCCGAATGCAGTTCAGGACCAGGGCTTTATGTATGGTCACGGTTTTCAGGATCTGGATGGGCATTTGTGGGAAGTAATGTGGATGGATCCGGCTGTAATTCAGGGTTGAAATTGAAAATTATTTATATTAGGGTGAAAAAGGTGTTTTGACCACGCCTATCCAAATTCTATCTAAACTTTAAGAACGAAAAACATGAAAATTGCAGTCATCATTGTACGTGTGCTAATGGGATTGATGTTCCTTTTTGCTTCCATCGCATTCTTTTTTAAACTGATTCCACAACCTGAATTGGCCGGTCCGATGAAACTTTTTAACGAAGGTCTGGCAGCATCTGGTTATTTTATGCCGTTTTTGAAAGCTGTGGAACTGATCGCCGGACTATTGCTCGTAGCAGGCTTATTTATCCCGCTGACTGCCATTGTGATATTTCCGATAACCATACACATTTTTCTGGTGCATGTTTTCCTGGCACCGGAAGGCATACCGATTGCAATTTTCATGTTGGTCGGGAATTTGTTTATTGCCTGGTATTACCGCAAAAGTTATGCGCCTTTGTTTATCATGAAATAAGTTGAGACGCTTCGTATAAAGAGGATAGTTTAGTGTTTTTTTGAAAAAATGGTACCTTGCCGGCTGATCAGGGGCGCACTGAACTATCCTTATTTTGAGATTGAAATTGAAAAAATAAAATGGCAAAAAATAACGGGCAAACGGGATTATTTGAGCAACCTGTTGCCGACAAACCTGTTACATACGAATACGAGGTCTTTCTTTCCATATCAAAAAATATTGAAGAGGATGCGGTTATGCTGAAAGCACAAACGGAAGCCATCGTTGGGCCCGATCGACAGAAATATTTCCGGCCTCATATTTCTTTTCTTTCGTTTAAACAAAAAGCAGAAAAGGATTTGGTTTTGAGTACTTTGCAAGCGGCTTTGGTAAATACTTCGCCAATTGATGTTGAAATAAACGGATTTGGCATTTTCCATAAGGGGCCATATGGACAAACGTTGTTTCTGAATGTCGTTGAATCGGAGGAACTGAAAAATCTGTATGCCTTGATTCAATCCACTTTTCGTTGCGGGAAAATGAAAGGTTTGCACCTTACAATCGTGCGGACGGTTTATCTTGATGATCCGGAAACTGTTCTGGGTCAATTAAATGCATTGAATTATACCGGGACTTTCCGCTGTACGCAACTCACACTGCTCAGAAGGCCAAAAGACACGAAGGAAAAATACGAGGAAGTAGGAATTCTGAATTTGGGAAATTAAGCGGGTTGTATTTATCTGATTAAGAGCCAAAACTAAAAATCATCCATATGATAGAAGTTTTTAAGACCAACGTCACCGACCGCGAAGTTGCCAATATGCTGCTGGATCAGATTCATTTGACCTTTGTAGGTTATCAGGCCAATTTTGATCTGGAAGATTGTGACAAAATCCTGCGGGTTTGTTTTGATTCTGGCATCGTTCAATCTTCCCTGATCATCAGCTTGCTCAGATACTTTAAATTTGAAGCAGAAGTTCTGCCGGAAAACCATCGTTCTCCGGCAGAGCAAATTCTTTTGGTCAAATAAGTACAGATTACAACGCTACCATATCCTTGTTGTATCTATTTTTATATCCGATTGGCGAAAGCCCGGTGATCTTTTTGAAAGTTGTCCGGAACGCTTTGGTATCCGAATAACCGACATCGTTCATCACCTCATTGATATTTTTGCGACTTCCCTCAAAACTCTTTTTGGCAGCCTCAATTTTGACGCGCTGGATATATTCCGAAACAGTATTACAAGTGGCTTTTTTAAAGCGGCGTTCCAGACTTCTCCGCCCGATCGCAAACATAGATGATAACTGATCGACAGTGATTTTTTCCTGAAAATTCGTCTCGATAAATTCCTGGGCTTTTTTGATCGGTTCGTCCTGATGTTCGCTCTGGCCGTTGAACATAATAAATGGCGACTGACTTTTCCGGTCCATTTCTATCTCGAAATATTTGGAAGCCAGAATAGCCATATTTCTATCTGTATATTTTTCTAATAGATACAAAAGCAGATTCCAGTATGAGTTAGCGCCACCGCTGGAATAAATTCCGTTTTCATCGGTAATGATTTTGTCGGCTACCA
The nucleotide sequence above comes from Dyadobacter subterraneus. Encoded proteins:
- a CDS encoding Fic family protein encodes the protein MSLYIHQRKNWPQFSWDEAELSTVLGEVRYVQGKIAGRMEALGFSSKAETILKTLTEDVLKSSEIEGEVLGREEVRSSIARRLGIEIAGLVPSDRNVDGVVEMTLDATQKYNHELTKDRLLGWQSSLFPSGRSGMYQILTGKWRDNEKGPMQVVSGPLGRETVHFEAPDATRVEHEMAQFLSWFNSAANIDPVIKSGIAHLWFVTIHPFDDGNGRIARAIADMQLARTEGSGQRYYSMSAQIRKRRNEYYAILEKTQKGDLDITLWLQWFLSCMRDALQVTEETLNVVLQRVSFWDKHAATPLNERQRFMINKMQEDFFGKLTSSKWAKMTKCSQDTAGRDIQDLIGKGVLAKDGGGGRSSGYLLVWE
- a CDS encoding GDSL-type esterase/lipase family protein, yielding MNLKPTLLLLLITLTTYAQKNQNLAIVFIGNSITQGKGGPDGFPPPTHAVNYLKEQKGVQDVVFANLGRSGSTTLDWLPGSGKYFVKVIEAADSLFLKKDHQLVFSMKLGTNDSAIQGPNGSPVSREDYKKNMQTIISTLLKKYPGSKVIVHHPIWYSTNTYNSSKYLQEGLDRLETYIPEIDGMISEYKTSDPGRVFKGDTKAFKYFKKHYLQLLKPEKGQQGTFYLHPNEEGVVVLGKFWGKAIEKRIL
- a CDS encoding YcxB family protein; this encodes MEGNCEDGGWVKFILLLKFKYSLFTKYKVVMITATFKLTENELYESLVEISKSKFVVRVLRVIGIALLSLMILLFIFNISNGSLVLSFGFFFPIFLQLFMIFISEITAKLQVPSLLKTKDPLVENMLIKVDSNYFSFTGESFNIQMSLEKLHSVIETRNFFLLKVSDGSANVIPKRAFTIDDVIQFKNIISAVPGLKVKLKK
- a CDS encoding DUF3427 domain-containing protein, which encodes MQQGLYEQLITKLISSKLESIDQKEFFVRETIVEKSEAAKVLSLYLNEVINRGLGSITGDISIERQIEISNKIIRLLRDELADTDFNDDLITVNGRILNAVFSKIDAPFSDFDKRLKEITPYTRLSQSELFTGSNVGISLDSELRKEILSSDKIYFLVSFIKWSGIRIFKKELEEYTSRGNSLKVITTSYMGATDLIAVEFLAGLPNTEVKISYNTENERLHAKSYLFFRNTGFNTGYIGSSNLSRSALTSGLEWNLKVTTQEVGHIIDKFSKTFETYWEDNEFEIFRLGEHTEKLKVALKREKSRDKNEASSYFELNPFPFQAEILEKLAAERIIHNRYRNLLVAATGTGKTVISAFDFKRYYVKNPNARLLFVAHRKEILVQARATFAGILKDNNFGELWVEGIEPDRYEFVFASVATLKNRIGTITLSKNYYDFIIVDEVHHITADSYRPILEKFKPKILLGLTATPERMDNANILADFDNTIAAEIRLPEALNRKLLCPFQYFGITDSVDLSNASWQNGRYLPAELTRIYTQNDIRVGEIINNCAKYLRDYEDVRALGFCITREHASYMAEKFALAGLKADYLVSGNDREELRSTIKSRFRKKEINYLFAVDIFNEGVDIPELDTVLFLRPTESLTVFLQQLGRGLRLSERKECLTVLDFVGNARSEYDFEGKFRALIGKTNTSTKDELERDFPHLPLGCSIVLEKKAKDFILQNIKAATQLSSKQLINKIANFKHQTTLPLTLKNFTEFYHIPLQAIYKKGTWSRLCFFANQANDFSVNNEIEIKRAIAKKWLCCNSYSYLSFILKLAKRDFQINITEFDESERLMLTMLHYDFWQTNAGSENLQTSIQKIGDNSILVKEIVEVLELLIDQISHIELDIDLPYAQPLKVHSRYTREQILVAFGDSTFERKSSNREGVVNLDSKKTELLLITLKKTEENYSPTTLYNDYAVSETLFHWQSQNSARPETGKGLSYIKQEEKGKIILLFVRERNDDEFGNTFAYVFLGAANYLDHYGSKPMNIHWKLEEPIPHYMWKETAKMAVG
- a CDS encoding YciI family protein: MFIISLTYIVPLEELDQHMAAHVKYLKKYYKKNIFVASGRKVPRSGGIILALAESEEQVREIISEDPFYKLELAEFDITHFLTSQFHPDLKDLLKGK
- a CDS encoding DinB family protein, which produces MTDRKFPIGPFIKREDYSKEAIESIIQGIELAPANYRELVGNLSEAELAKTYRDDSWNVRQIVHHVSDIQYIHYLRLKKALTEPENKEMILIDMNAWAATADSLSAPIEDSLQSFEGTLKRYVFLARTLTEEQLSISYYHSARQVWFTQKDALAISHWHIYHHLGHLNWALGKF
- a CDS encoding VOC family protein encodes the protein MAQINAYLTFGGKCREAMNFYKESLGGELEFIVIEDSPMAQHFPAELQKSILHASLTKGDLMFMATDMIGPDGIVPGNNVALTITATSEEEMNDFFSALSLGGRVTHALEDFFAGRMGSLVDKFGIYWSVFYDINSGK
- a CDS encoding SRPBCC family protein, whose product is MNVLKIILIGIVLIIGLVLVVALFVKKEYTIEREITINKPNQAVYDYVKYVKNQDNFNVWVMMDKTITKQFRGTDGTVGFVYAWEGKERAGKGEQEIKALHEGKEVDLEIRFEKPFEGISQTQMIAEPVSENQTKMIWKMVGASKYPMNITNLFTGKLLGGDMEKSLVTLKGIIEKQ
- a CDS encoding VOC family protein: MATKIFVNLPVKDLNKSIAFFTNLGYTFNAQFTNENATCMIISEDIFVMLLVEPFFKGFTKKEIPDTQEYAQAIVCLSAESREEVDKLVSLALEAGGTAPNAVQDQGFMYGHGFQDLDGHLWEVMWMDPAVIQG
- a CDS encoding DoxX family membrane protein, which gives rise to MKIAVIIVRVLMGLMFLFASIAFFFKLIPQPELAGPMKLFNEGLAASGYFMPFLKAVELIAGLLLVAGLFIPLTAIVIFPITIHIFLVHVFLAPEGIPIAIFMLVGNLFIAWYYRKSYAPLFIMK
- a CDS encoding 2'-5' RNA ligase family protein; this translates as MAKNNGQTGLFEQPVADKPVTYEYEVFLSISKNIEEDAVMLKAQTEAIVGPDRQKYFRPHISFLSFKQKAEKDLVLSTLQAALVNTSPIDVEINGFGIFHKGPYGQTLFLNVVESEELKNLYALIQSTFRCGKMKGLHLTIVRTVYLDDPETVLGQLNALNYTGTFRCTQLTLLRRPKDTKEKYEEVGILNLGN
- a CDS encoding GlxA family transcriptional regulator, coding for MKHIAILVPKGAAALSCIEGPFNMFTKINEFLEIKGKQALFDVKLIGLSKEPEIYDKLFRVYPDAMIGEIPKTDLIIIPAVNGDREAVIEANKEFFPWIVQRYEEGSEIASLCVGAFLLASTGLMKGKKCATHWVAENDFRRMFPDVDLVADKIITDENGIYSSGGANSYWNLLLYLLEKYTDRNMAILASKYFEIEMDRKSQSPFIMFNGQSEHQDEPIKKAQEFIETNFQEKITVDQLSSMFAIGRRSLERRFKKATCNTVSEYIQRVKIEAAKKSFEGSRKNINEVMNDVGYSDTKAFRTTFKKITGLSPIGYKNRYNKDMVAL